Proteins encoded in a region of the Mycolicibacterium chitae genome:
- a CDS encoding Rieske 2Fe-2S domain-containing protein — MQVTSVGHAGFRIDTTAGSILCDPWVNPAYFGSWFVFPDNSELDWDALGDCDYLYVSHLHKDHFDPENLRAHVNKDAVVLLPDFPVPDLKRELEKLGFHRFVETTDSTKHTLSGPKGDLDIMIIALRAPADGPIGDSGLVVSDGTTTVFNMNDARPIDLDMVAAEFGHVDVHMLQYSGAIWYPMVYDMPARAKEAFGSQKRQRQMDRCRQYIAQVGATWVIPSAGPPCFLDPALRDLNDDHDDPANIFPDQVVFLDQMRRNGHDGGLLMVPGTVADFTGSQLNSLTQPLPEDQVQAIFTTGKADYIEAYAQRMAPVLAAEKARWAPAAGEPLLEPLRNLFEPIMLQTDQICDGIGYPVELRLTSGDHNETVVLDFPKRTVREPIADEKFRYGFEIGTELVRTVVRDREPDWVNTIFLSTRFKAWRVGGYNEYLYTFFKCLTDERIAYADGWFAEAHDDSASIVLDGWEIQRRCPHLKADLSKFGVVEGDTLTCNLHGWQWNLTNGRCLTSKGHQLRTAKL; from the coding sequence GTGCAGGTCACCAGCGTCGGTCACGCCGGCTTCCGGATCGACACCACAGCCGGGAGCATCCTGTGCGACCCGTGGGTCAACCCGGCGTACTTCGGTTCGTGGTTCGTCTTCCCCGACAACAGCGAGCTGGACTGGGACGCGCTCGGCGACTGCGACTACCTCTACGTGTCGCACCTGCACAAGGACCACTTCGACCCGGAGAACCTGCGCGCGCACGTCAACAAGGACGCCGTGGTGCTGCTGCCGGACTTCCCGGTGCCCGACCTCAAGCGCGAGCTGGAGAAGCTGGGCTTCCACCGCTTCGTCGAGACCACCGACTCGACCAAGCACACGCTGAGCGGGCCCAAGGGCGACCTCGACATCATGATCATCGCGCTGCGCGCCCCCGCCGACGGGCCCATCGGCGACTCGGGCCTGGTGGTCTCCGACGGCACCACCACGGTGTTCAACATGAACGACGCCCGCCCCATCGACCTGGACATGGTGGCGGCCGAGTTCGGCCACGTCGACGTGCACATGCTGCAGTACTCGGGCGCCATCTGGTACCCGATGGTCTACGACATGCCGGCCCGCGCGAAGGAAGCGTTCGGCAGCCAGAAGCGGCAACGCCAGATGGACCGCTGCCGCCAGTACATCGCCCAGGTGGGTGCGACGTGGGTGATCCCGTCGGCCGGCCCGCCGTGCTTCCTCGACCCCGCCCTGCGCGACCTCAACGACGACCACGACGACCCGGCCAACATCTTCCCCGACCAGGTGGTCTTCCTCGACCAGATGCGCCGCAACGGCCACGACGGCGGGCTGCTGATGGTGCCGGGCACGGTGGCCGACTTCACCGGCTCACAACTGAATTCGCTGACCCAGCCGCTGCCCGAGGATCAGGTCCAGGCCATCTTCACCACGGGCAAGGCCGACTACATCGAGGCCTACGCGCAGCGGATGGCGCCCGTGCTGGCCGCCGAGAAGGCGCGCTGGGCCCCGGCCGCCGGCGAGCCCCTGCTGGAGCCGCTGCGCAACCTGTTCGAGCCCATCATGTTGCAGACCGACCAGATCTGCGACGGCATCGGCTACCCCGTCGAGCTGCGGCTGACCTCGGGCGACCACAACGAGACCGTGGTCCTGGACTTCCCGAAACGCACTGTGCGCGAACCCATTGCGGACGAGAAGTTCCGCTACGGGTTCGAGATCGGCACCGAGTTGGTGCGCACCGTGGTCCGCGACCGGGAGCCGGACTGGGTCAACACGATCTTCTTGTCCACCCGCTTCAAGGCCTGGCGGGTGGGCGGCTACAACGAGTACCTCTACACGTTCTTCAAGTGCCTGACCGACGAGCGCATCGCCTACGCCGACGGCTGGTTCGCCGAGGCGCACGACGACTCGGCCTCGATCGTCCTGGACGGCTGGGAGATCCAGCGCCGCTGCCCGCACCTGAAGGCCGACCTGTCGAAGTTCGGAGTGGTCGAGGGTGACACGCTGACCTGCAACCTGCACGGCTGGCAGTGGAACCTCACCAACGGCCGCTGCCTGACCTCCAAGGGCCATCAACTGCGGACCGCCAAGCTGTGA